The nucleotide sequence TGAACCTCGTGTGGATGAAGGCTCTCTATGGCATGGTCATCAAATATATTGCCCAAATTTTGAATTCAATGTTTCTCCAAACTCAAGTCCGACATTAAGGGTCTTACAATTTCAACTAATGAGAAAGATGACCACACTTGCTCTGCATACTTAAAATCTCACTTTTAAAATCTTGATTGCCAGTTAGGACAAGCCCATTCAGCACACTATTAAAAGTAAACTTTCGGGGTAAAAACCCTCTATTGATCATCTCTAACAATAATTTTCCAGCCACCATCAAATTCTCATATTTCTTTCTAACAAATATTGCGCTAATCAAAACATTGTACGTTTCTAGATTCGGCAAGCATGACCCATCCCCCATCTTCTCAAGCAACTCCAAACCCTTTTCAATATCCCCAGCATCACATAAATACCGAATCACCACATTATATGTTTGAACATTTGGCTGACACCCGTCTTTCTCCATTCTAGCCATAAACCGCAATGCCCTCTCCATCACAGAACCCTCTTATCACAACATTGTAAGAAACTGAATTTGGCACACACCCCTTCACCACCATCTCTTCAAAAACCAAGACAGCATTCTCCACATTATCCTTCTTGCACAAAACATGCACCGGAGCATTATAAGTAGTAACATTTGGAACAACCTCCTCTCCAACCATTTCATCGAAAACCCTCTTTGATTTCTTAACCTCTCCTGCAACCCCGAACCCATAAATCATAGTAGTGTATGTAACAACATCAATCTCGcacttcctcctcttcatctCTAAGAAAAACTCCTAAACTTCATTCAATTGACGAGTCATAAAATACCCTTTAAAGATTATGTTATATGTCACCAACGATGGTATGATGCCTCTCTCAACCATCTCTTTAAACACCTGCAACGCCAAAAGGGGTCACTTGATCAAGCACCAACCATTGGCGATTATgccaaatttaattcacttttcttccattcgatgtcttgagatgtttgtttgagtgatttaaagtttAGAAGGTAAGGAGAAAAGACatacaaaaatggagaattcatgaagaaataaagattGGAGGATTTCTGGGTTATgcgttaattataattatttgttgattaattaattaatttatttttttaaaaaaacataatctaaaaagacaaatatatacatctatatatatttattaattactttatAAAATATTTGTGGGGCAAGTGCCCTCTCTCTCCACCATCTGGGTCCGTCCCTGCATGGTAAATGTGTAAGCATGACTCCAATCTCGTGTCTCACTTAAAATGGCACGTGACTCGCGATTTCAAATCAATTTTAGatctaatccaactcattttctgaaacACTTGAAACATGGATCATAAAAGGATCAACCAAATTATAATGATATGAAACACTTATTAACTTAAATGCTAGAACATCTTTTGCAAATCCACTCTCATCTATTCTTTTGCAAATTCACTCATCGCCTATTTTTAGTTTGATTCTAGTTGAAATAATTGAAAAACTTTTGACAAATAACTTTTAAATTGAGTTATAACTTAGAGCATTACTTGTACTTCGACTATAAATTCTACAAAAAAAACCTTCGAATAACGAACATATTTTCAATGAGCTAAACATCGAAAAAAATATTCTGATAAATATTTTGACATCCAAACATTAACTCAAAATAAAAGTAacatttaatattaataaactaCATTAATAGTGTTTAGTAAAGTAATATTATATGgtatataaaatcaattaataattagttaccTAATAAGAATATAAATTTAGTGTTTATAAAAAATTGtgattatattattataaaaaagtttaattatttttatgactAATTATCTTattaaaaatgtaaaataaatatatataaatacatacaaATATATATTGATTAAATTCCTTTTAATGGTCATTGACGAGTAAAAACTTTTCATGAAACCTATTTTTGATAAATAAATTCGTATAAATTTGATTGATTCAAT is from Arachis ipaensis cultivar K30076 chromosome B01, Araip1.1, whole genome shotgun sequence and encodes:
- the LOC107611077 gene encoding pentatricopeptide repeat-containing protein At1g74900, mitochondrial-like, whose translation is MKRRKCEIDVVTYTTMIYGFGVAGEVKKSKRVFDEMVGEEVVPNVTTYNAPVHVLCKKDNVENAVLVFEEMVVKGCVPNSVSYNVVIRGFCDGEGIAVYG